One window of Nostoc sp. C052 genomic DNA carries:
- a CDS encoding competence/damage-inducible protein A, producing MSAEIICVGTELLLGDILNGNAQFLAQQLAQLGIPHYYQTVVGDNPERLKQVIEIAISRAQILIFTGGLGPTPDDLTCETIADFFKVPLIERSDIIEDITQKFAQRGRVMSPSNRKQALIPQGAEILPNPTGTAPGIIWQPRPEITIFTFPGVPSEMHPMWEETAVPFLKSQGWGKEIIHSRSLKFWGIGESALAEKVASYLNLPNPTVAPYAGKGEVRLRVSAKATSEAAAEELIAPIEKQLKEIAGLDFYGVNNDTLASVVGELLRASKETLSVAESCTGGGLGQMLTDISGSSDYFWGGVISYDNSVKVRLLGVNQEDLDKFGAVSAIVAEQMAVGVKTRLATTWGLSITGIAGPNGGTDTKPVGLVYVGLAGPKDEVASFEYQFGAARGRTLIRYVSANAALDNLRRKLLSR from the coding sequence ATGAGCGCAGAAATTATTTGTGTTGGTACTGAACTGCTGCTAGGAGATATCCTTAACGGCAATGCTCAATTTTTAGCGCAACAATTAGCGCAGCTAGGTATCCCCCACTACTATCAAACAGTGGTTGGGGATAATCCAGAACGGTTGAAGCAAGTTATAGAAATTGCTATTTCTAGAGCGCAAATTCTCATTTTCACTGGTGGACTTGGCCCGACACCAGATGATCTCACCTGCGAAACCATCGCCGATTTTTTTAAAGTCCCATTGATAGAACGCTCTGACATCATCGAAGACATAACCCAAAAATTCGCCCAACGTGGCCGGGTGATGTCACCAAGTAACCGCAAGCAAGCTTTGATTCCCCAAGGTGCAGAAATTCTCCCCAATCCTACTGGAACAGCACCCGGCATTATTTGGCAACCTCGTCCAGAAATTACGATTTTTACTTTTCCTGGTGTTCCCAGTGAAATGCATCCGATGTGGGAAGAAACAGCCGTGCCATTTCTCAAAAGTCAAGGTTGGGGTAAAGAAATTATTCACAGTCGGAGTTTAAAATTTTGGGGTATTGGTGAATCGGCTTTGGCGGAAAAAGTTGCTTCTTATTTGAACTTGCCAAATCCCACAGTCGCCCCTTATGCAGGTAAAGGGGAAGTAAGATTGCGAGTTTCTGCTAAAGCCACTTCTGAAGCAGCCGCAGAAGAACTAATTGCGCCCATTGAGAAACAACTTAAAGAAATTGCCGGACTGGATTTTTACGGCGTTAATAATGATACCCTTGCTTCCGTTGTCGGTGAGTTATTGCGGGCATCAAAAGAAACGCTGTCAGTGGCAGAATCTTGCACTGGTGGCGGTTTAGGGCAAATGTTGACCGATATTTCAGGCAGTTCTGATTACTTTTGGGGTGGAGTAATATCTTATGATAATTCGGTGAAGGTTAGGTTACTGGGGGTTAACCAGGAAGATTTAGATAAATTTGGGGCAGTAAGCGCGATCGTTGCAGAGCAAATGGCAGTTGGAGTTAAAACCCGCCTTGCAACCACTTGGGGATTGAGTATTACTGGAATTGCTGGCCCAAATGGAGGGACAGATACTAAGCCAGTGGGTTTAGTTTACGTTGGTTTAGCTGGGCCAAAGGATGAAGTAGCAAGTTTTGAGTATCAGTTTGGTGCAGCGCGAGGTCGAACTTTAATTCGTTATGTGAGCGCGAATGCAGCGTTGGATAATCTGCGGCGGAAGTTGTTGAGTAGGTAG